The proteins below are encoded in one region of bacterium:
- a CDS encoding succinate dehydrogenase cytochrome b subunit — MLPFSSILWSSVGKKILTGLTGILLTLFVIGHMAGNMSLFIGSVAFNSYTKKLESLGLLLYVIEIGLVSVFVIHAIIGISIYLKKREARPEPYMKSGDASGNTQKTVSSVTMIWTGLIMLVFTVLHLITFKYGPHYLTVIDGVAVRDLYRLVIEVFQRPSYTFGYVIVMILLGFHLRHGFWSAFQSLGLTNPRMKAIVYGLGIFLSFLLAIGFLSMPLCIYFGLIK; from the coding sequence ATGCTTCCTTTTTCATCTATCTTATGGTCATCGGTTGGTAAAAAAATATTGACCGGCCTTACCGGCATTCTGCTAACCCTTTTTGTGATCGGTCATATGGCCGGTAACATGAGTCTTTTTATCGGTTCCGTGGCGTTTAACTCATATACCAAAAAACTGGAAAGCCTGGGTCTGCTCCTTTATGTTATCGAAATCGGATTGGTCAGTGTGTTTGTCATTCACGCCATCATCGGTATCTCAATTTACCTGAAGAAACGGGAAGCGCGACCGGAACCATACATGAAATCGGGCGACGCGAGCGGCAACACACAAAAAACCGTATCTTCCGTAACCATGATATGGACAGGATTGATCATGCTGGTATTCACGGTTCTACATCTGATCACATTTAAGTACGGGCCGCACTATCTGACGGTAATAGATGGCGTAGCGGTGCGGGATCTGTACCGGTTGGTCATCGAAGTCTTCCAACGCCCATCGTACACGTTTGGTTATGTCATCGTGATGATACTCTTGGGCTTCCATCTTCGTCACGGGTTTTGGAGCGCATTCCAGTCGCTCGGTTTGACCAATCCCCGAATGAAAGCGATCGTATACGGACTCGGGATTTTTCTCTCGTTCCTTCTTGCAATTGGTTTCTTGTCAATGCCGTTATGTATTTATTTTGGATTAATTAAATAA
- a CDS encoding GxxExxY protein — translation MSEKLIYRNESYAILGASFNVYKDKGCGFLEAVYQECLEIEFGIQEIPFESQKDLKLSYKSKILKQTYKPDFICYDKIIVELKAVSKIADENRAQMLNYLNASGFKLGLLINFGHYPKLEYERIVL, via the coding sequence ATGTCCGAAAAATTAATTTATCGAAATGAAAGCTATGCAATACTAGGTGCGAGTTTCAATGTATATAAAGATAAAGGCTGTGGTTTTTTAGAAGCAGTATACCAAGAGTGTCTGGAAATTGAATTTGGAATTCAAGAAATCCCATTCGAGTCACAGAAAGATCTCAAGCTCAGTTACAAAAGTAAAATTTTGAAACAAACTTATAAACCTGATTTCATTTGCTACGATAAGATAATTGTAGAACTTAAAGCGGTTTCTAAAATTGCAGATGAAAATCGGGCACAAATGTTAAATTATTTGAACGCCTCCGGCTTCAAGCTTGGCTTATTAATAAATTTTGGTCATTATCCCAAATTAGAATATGAACGAATCGTTCTTTAA
- a CDS encoding succinate dehydrogenase/fumarate reductase iron-sulfur subunit → MDTNSKLTLKLKVWRQKNGNTKGKLADYTLTDVSTHMSFLEMLDVLNEQLIKTGEDPVEFDNDCREGICGMCSLVINGVAHGQESSTASCQLHMRKFNDGDTITIEPWRSKAFPVIKDLVVDRTAFDQIISAGGYTSCRVGSAADANSLLVPKDMAEKAMDAAACIGCGACVAACPNGSASLFVAAKIAQFSYLPQGKAERKQRVLNMVGKMDDLGFGDCSNHGECEAACPKEISITHIAIMRKEYVKAAFS, encoded by the coding sequence ATGGATACGAATAGTAAACTAACTCTGAAACTAAAAGTCTGGCGACAGAAAAACGGGAACACCAAGGGAAAATTGGCAGACTATACACTGACGGATGTTTCAACGCACATGTCTTTTCTGGAAATGCTGGATGTGCTCAATGAACAGTTGATCAAAACAGGCGAAGATCCGGTGGAATTTGATAACGATTGCCGCGAAGGTATTTGCGGTATGTGCAGTCTGGTCATCAACGGCGTCGCCCATGGCCAGGAATCCAGTACCGCCTCCTGCCAGCTTCATATGAGGAAATTCAACGACGGCGACACCATCACGATCGAACCATGGCGTTCGAAAGCGTTTCCTGTAATCAAAGATCTTGTCGTGGACCGCACAGCTTTTGATCAGATCATATCTGCGGGCGGCTACACGTCCTGCCGCGTCGGATCGGCGGCAGATGCCAATAGCCTGCTCGTGCCGAAAGATATGGCTGAAAAAGCGATGGACGCCGCGGCATGTATCGGATGCGGCGCTTGCGTTGCCGCCTGCCCTAATGGATCGGCCTCTCTGTTTGTTGCTGCAAAGATCGCCCAATTCTCCTATCTTCCGCAGGGTAAGGCAGAAAGAAAACAACGCGTGCTGAATATGGTCGGAAAAATGGATGATCTTGGATTCGGCGACTGTTCCAATCACGGCGAATGCGAAGCCGCGTGCCCCAAAGAGATATCGATTACCCATATCGCTATTATGCGTAAGGAGTATGTAAAAGCGGCTTTTAGCTAA
- a CDS encoding fumarate reductase/succinate dehydrogenase flavoprotein subunit — protein MKLDSKIPDGPLAEKWDKHKFDMKLVNPANRRKYTILVVGTGLAGGSAAATLGELGYNVKSFCIQDSPRRAHSIAAQGGINAAKNYSNDGDSVWRLFYDTIKGGDYRAREANVHRLAELSVNIIDQCVAQGVPFAREYGGQLDNRSFGGAQVSRTFYARGQTGQQLLLGAYGSMMRQVDEGRVMMYARREMLDLVVVDGKARGIIVRNLINGEIESYSGDAVLLCTGGYGNVFYLSTNAKNSNATAAWRCYKKGATFGNPCYTQIHPTCIPQSGDYQGKLTLMSESLRNDGRVWVPKNKGDKRAPDQIPEDDRDYYLERKYPSFGNLVPRDVASRNAKAVCDEGRGVGETGLAVYLDFSDSIQRLGEADIKEKYGNLFDMYERITGDNPYQTPMRIYPAVHYTMGGLWVDYNLMSTIPGLFVLGEANFSDHGANRLGASALMQGLADGYFVIPYTLADYLAKNTFKKITEDQKEFTAATQEAKSQITKLLSINGKKTVTEFHRELGKIMWDHVGMARNEKGLKYALKEIPKLRDEFWQNVMIPRDGDTLNKNLEFAGRVADFLELGELMARDALLRNESCGGHFREEFQTPEGEAKRDDKKFAYVAAWEYTGKDKKPILNKEPLKFENVHLSQRSYK, from the coding sequence ATGAAACTGGATTCGAAAATTCCCGACGGCCCTCTAGCCGAAAAATGGGACAAACATAAATTTGATATGAAATTGGTCAATCCCGCCAACCGCCGTAAATATACTATTTTGGTAGTTGGAACAGGTTTGGCCGGCGGCTCCGCAGCTGCTACCTTAGGCGAATTGGGTTATAATGTCAAATCGTTCTGCATTCAGGACTCACCCCGCCGCGCGCACAGTATTGCCGCTCAAGGCGGAATCAATGCCGCTAAGAATTATTCTAATGACGGCGACAGCGTTTGGCGTTTATTTTATGATACGATCAAAGGCGGCGATTATCGGGCGCGCGAGGCCAACGTTCACCGCCTTGCGGAACTGAGCGTCAATATCATCGATCAATGCGTAGCCCAAGGCGTTCCTTTTGCCCGTGAGTACGGCGGCCAACTGGACAACCGTTCCTTCGGCGGCGCGCAGGTGTCGCGCACGTTTTACGCCCGCGGACAGACCGGGCAGCAACTTCTGCTTGGCGCGTACGGTTCTATGATGCGCCAGGTCGACGAAGGACGTGTGATGATGTATGCCCGCAGGGAAATGCTCGACCTTGTGGTCGTAGACGGCAAAGCCCGCGGCATCATTGTCCGGAATCTTATTAACGGAGAGATTGAGTCGTATTCAGGCGATGCGGTACTGCTCTGTACCGGCGGATATGGCAATGTGTTTTATCTGTCTACCAACGCCAAAAACTCTAATGCAACCGCCGCCTGGCGCTGCTATAAAAAAGGCGCCACTTTTGGAAATCCGTGTTACACTCAGATCCACCCGACTTGTATTCCTCAAAGCGGAGACTATCAGGGCAAATTAACTCTCATGAGTGAAAGTTTGCGTAACGACGGCCGCGTGTGGGTTCCTAAAAACAAAGGCGATAAACGCGCCCCGGACCAGATTCCGGAAGATGACCGCGATTATTATCTGGAACGCAAGTATCCTAGTTTTGGCAATCTCGTTCCGCGCGACGTGGCCTCACGTAACGCAAAAGCCGTTTGTGACGAAGGACGCGGCGTGGGAGAGACCGGCCTCGCCGTGTATCTCGATTTTTCCGACTCGATCCAACGTCTGGGCGAAGCGGATATCAAAGAAAAATACGGAAACCTTTTTGATATGTACGAGCGTATCACCGGTGATAATCCCTACCAAACCCCTATGCGCATCTATCCGGCGGTGCATTATACGATGGGCGGATTGTGGGTCGATTACAATTTAATGAGCACTATCCCGGGCTTGTTCGTTCTCGGCGAAGCTAATTTTTCCGACCACGGGGCCAATCGCCTCGGCGCCAGCGCTCTGATGCAGGGTCTTGCCGACGGTTATTTTGTTATCCCTTACACTTTAGCCGATTATCTTGCGAAAAATACTTTTAAAAAAATCACTGAGGATCAAAAAGAATTCACAGCAGCAACTCAAGAGGCCAAATCGCAGATCACAAAACTACTTTCTATCAATGGGAAAAAAACAGTCACAGAATTTCACCGCGAATTGGGAAAGATCATGTGGGATCATGTGGGTATGGCACGAAATGAAAAAGGATTGAAATATGCGTTGAAGGAAATTCCGAAACTTCGTGATGAATTCTGGCAGAATGTTATGATCCCGCGTGATGGCGATACTCTTAACAAGAACCTGGAATTTGCCGGGCGTGTTGCAGATTTTCTGGAATTAGGCGAATTGATGGCGCGCGACGCGCTGCTTCGTAATGAGTCCTGCGGCGGTCATTTCCGTGAGGAGTTTCAAACGCCGGAAGGCGAGGCGAAGCGTGATGACAAAAAATTCGCTTACGTAGCAGCCTGGGAATATACAGGTAAAGACAAGAAACCGATTCTCAATAAAGAACCACTGAAATTCGAAAACGTTCATTTAAGTCAACGCAGTTATAAATAA